The genome window AGGGCTTGATAATAACAAGCTACAAGGGGAAGTGCCTAGTGAGTTTGGGACTTTGGAGATGGTGAGTGAGTTGAATCTTGAGAACAATAGTTTGAGTGGTGAAATCCCATTTGATGCTAAGTTTGTTTCGAAAATCGGTGGGAAGTTGAAGCTGAAAGGGAATTCACAACTTTGTGTTGATCAAGAGCTGAGAGTTGATGATCATTTAAAGCATTTGAAGTTGTGCAAGAAACCTGAAGTTCCCAGACTTGTGCTTCTTCATGACAGTGGTTCTTTGGTTGTGCTTGTTTCTCGGGTGGCGATCGCGATTTCTTGGGGTTTCAGCTTGTTCTTGATAAGTTAGGAGAAGGCAGATAGTTCAGAAACACTGACTAATGATAGGAAAAAGATTGCTAGTAGCTGGTAGTGATTAGTGATTAGGAAAATTAGCTGCAATTACAGATATGTAACTAAAGCTTAACAATTCCAAATGCAGATACATATAATcatgattttgtattttgttaACTTTCCAATGTTAGAGTTTACGCTTTAAAGACGATCTCTTGGTCAAATGGTATGTTTGTCGCTCGCTCCGTTTACAAGAGGTCGAGGGTTTGAAATATTGATTTATCAGTAAAGAATTTACTCTGCTAATCTCCTACTAGAATTtgctatataataaaaaaaaaacagaggaatGTTAACACCTTTACATTATATGCAACTCAGATAATGTGGCTTGTTCTTCTAGCCAATGGTATTACAATTTGCATGGAAAGGAAAAAAAGATGATTGTTCTACTCATTGGCTGAGTAATTGTAACACTAGCTACAAGATTTCGCAGGCAAAAATGAACAAGAACCTGTCAAGCCACCTCGACGTTGGGCTTCTGCACCTCTGGTACGAAAGATTGGAGCTTGGAAGCTGGTAGAAGCTCAGCGCCAGCTGCCATTGGTTTTGAATCAATGTCAACCGATCCAGGTTCAGAGAATGGGTCGGAGACTGTGTTTGAAGGGAGACTCTCTTGCGATGAGCCATCAACAGCCGGCTCATTGTCTTGGTCTTTAGGTTTTGGTGACCTGTGAGCAGATGAGTCTTTAGGTTTCTTGCGCCTTGTTTTCTTTGGAACATCCCCCTGGTCTGGTGCATCAGGGCTCAGCTCTTTGCTTCGTCGATTGCCTCTGCTACTTTCATCAGACTCCTTCCGTGGGTGTCTCCTCGGGTTCCTGGACTTGGATGGATCTCTTGATGGAGTCGGACTTGTTGCAGGGCTTTCTGAGAACTGGCGCCGCGATGATTTTGGCAATTCTGGCAGGTTTCTAGATTTTATGCTCTTCTTTCTTGATGAATCTGAACACACCAGGACAATTCAAGatcctaaataatttttatattttaccaACAACATTTCCAAAATGCAAAAACATTCCCAGCATTTTATACCTTGAGAAACCCATTTCTTTTCGGAATCCTCTGCAGGTGGTGCTGAGAAATCTAAGGGTTCTGATTGAGCAGCCCCTCCCTTGAACTCCTTCATCTGCATgaagaaaaaatatatgtataatatgatAATCATCTTTTGTTTTAGGCTTTAACATAATCCTTTAAAAAGTGCAAATTAATTTATTCTAAATAAGAAGATTAATACCCAGCTTGGAGATTCAAGTGAAGATGGTCCATCCCACCCTATATGAGCCACATGTTTTACATCTGTTGGTAAGCCAATCTGAATTTCTTCTCCTTTGTTGTCTGCATCATAATTTACAAATCATTAGTACACTTCTATTACGAGCGGAATAATGGTTTTCTATAAAAACCCGAGGGTAAAACCACAAATCCACTGTCGATCCCGACGTCGATGCATGATATTGCCATGCATGACACAAGGTATACCAGGAAGGAAATGGCTCACCAAATTTGTTAGAAATTTGCTTGAGGCCTTTCAGAAGGCCCTTCATTTTGGTCCCCATTATCCTCTACAACAATGCACTCCTCTTGGCTGAAAGTCCACCCCTGCCTTCTGAACAAGGAGGAACCTTTCAACTTCACCTCAGATCATGACCATATATGATCAAAAGGTGAAAATATTCCAGAGGAGATGGGGTAAAAATTGCCTTCAACAATTTTTTACTGCAAATATTGTTTTGCAGGGTGGTAAAAAATGAGGAAGAAGGGTAACTGTAACGATAAATTGCAGTTTAACCCCTCCACACTTGAGGTAAAGATTAGTTACCTATATATATCATGGTGTTTAAAGCAATTGTTTCGTTAATTTAATGGTAATTAAAGGATTGATAATTTCCTGTGTGGGTTGATTAAAACCAGACGTGTTGAGAATCTAGGACTCCTAATTTACATATTTCTTCACTTGAAGAATGCTAATTATAGATGAGCAAGTCCTGTCAAAAGACTACTAAAAACAAAAAGGGATTATATTTGTGCTAATTTCATACAAATTAGACTTTTTGCATTCCAAGTTTCCCGTGATTTTGCCTTGCAAACCAGTACAAAGTTGACAGAACGAAAAAAATGCGGATACTTGAGTTTAAATGCGCGGGTTTAGTACATAGAATTACTTATTTTCATAATGTCGAAGTTTACAATATAAAGTGCAGATCAAGCAGAtacaatgaaaaaaaataaatatgtatggCGCTTAAATCCTTTTGATTATGCAGCTTTAAGTGCGGCGAAGGGTATATTTTAGTACGGGATCTACTAGGGCGAATATCTAAGATGCCTTCAGATCATCTAATCCAACGCTGGCCTGAAATATTAcattgaatatattattatttgtaagAATATGGCCAAAAAAAGATAGGTAAAAGATCAGAGTCTCAATAAAAGATGACTCTGCAGCACAAATAAGCATTTCTTAAACAGTATCAAACATAAAGTCGTTAAgtttacttttattttatatttattttttgctaaattgAAGTTGTTAACTTTATTACTTACCAAGAATTTGTGGTTCTCTTCAAGAAGTGGTGTGAAGTTTGTGCAGAACTTCTCAATGTCAGCATTAATGTCACCTGTTCTGCCTATAACTTCCATGAACTTCTTCCTGTCCGGAGCAAGCTTCAGTGCTAGCTGTTGTACCAATTTAGTTTAGCATCAGGTGGCTTAGAAATGGTAAAAAAGATATGGCTTGTTTGAAATGCAGATAGTAATTTTTCATCatgaaaaagataattttatcAACTCTCtttagttattaattatttcCGTATTCTTTTTACTGGTAGAGGCACTTGTCCATGTATTGCGTggcaagaacaaaaagaaatacAACCTCTAAACATCATGTATCTAAAGGTATATTGCGATTACAATTCTTACATCTTATATATCACACGCATGAATATATACAATCATGCTGCACATGGTAATTATCACAGAAAGTCTATGCTCACATATTTCATATTTGAAACATCAGTCTGGACTCCTGACTCTTGACAAAACATATTAATACTTAAACTTTTCGTGTATGACTAAACATAAACTATCCACAAGCAAAACTTCAAGCTTAGtgtctgacaaaaaaaaaatattcacaagCAGCACACAGATAATTTGAGCTACATAAAACAGTGTGTATGTTCCAACTAGGTCATATGAATTAAAGCTTATAAAAGTGAGACCTTATGATTTCTTCTGTTTGGGGTGAGGGCTATATGGGTGTTAACTCCTTAGAAGTAGATAATATGGAGATTACACAACACTAACAACTCAAACTAATATAAAGAAACAAATTACCGTGAAAGTTGAACTGGCTAGCCAGCCATGCCATTTCTTTAGAGTCTTCTGGTACGAACCTGAGCAGGCCTGCGACAGGGTCCAATCTTCATGCTCAAGAAGATTTCGGAACAATTCTAGCAAGAAATCCATCGCCCTGAGAATAATAATGTTAACcgtaaaaatatttaagcagATATAAAATCAAGCAAGACAGATCTCATATAGTAAAAGGTCATCTGCAGAAGTAAATGCGGCAACTAAAACTTACCTTGTTAACCAAAGAAGACCATTAGTACAACTTGATGATCCTTTTGCAGTCTTAGCTTCAACTTCCACTTTTACCATGCTGTAGAGGAGGTTAAATTCTGATGGGCTAGTTAGATACTTGTTCTCCAACCTCTGATGTAGATAAAATATATGGAGTTAaagttaataaatataatatctcCTAGAAGTTTGCATAAGAAAGTGAGTCTGTCTGGACCACTTAGGTGTCCAAATAATAGTAATGAATCAGGAAACTTCTGGAAAATGATTTTGAATTGATTAGTAAACAAATTTGTGATCTAGAATTTAGAACTTAGACGGATACAATTTGTGACTTTGGAACctatatatttaagtgtttcTATAATGGAAAATTTACCCCGACCTAATGACTTGGAAGATGAGTAAAGACACCGACTCCTAAATCTGATcccttttttataattatataatatataattagtaagcATGTATATAATTTGGTCGAATTTCATTTTAACACTTCAATAGACCGGATAAAAGAGCAGGAAGGTGAAGGCCAAACAGATTTTCTCGATTAGTGACAATATGACATGACAGGAAACATCTTTTGTTCACAGGCCGAAGGATCACCACTTTTTTAGGgattttaaatttgttggtGTATCTCCTTTGTCAATTATAATACGCAACATGATCACACACGAAAGAAGAATTCTTACTGTTATATTACCACCGATGTCCGCTTTGACAAGTGCCATAGCAGCTCCAAATTCATCTGgcattaaaaaaagttatttgaCAGTGTACATTTTCTAAAACTTTTAAGAAAACAGGTCCAGCAATTTAAATTCAACCAATTAATGTAACCAATACTACGAAAAAAGACTTTACCATTAGACTAAAATACAGTTCAGAAAGTTGAACAATAAATCACAACTTGGAAAGAAGTCGAAATCCAATAATCCTTAaaccagaaaaaaaatatttagctcTCATCTTGAGTTTTGACAAATCAGTAACAGGAGTATATAGTAATTCTATTCATGTTAAAGTGATTCTAATAAGTCAACACAATATCTGGAGGGAAAGACCATATGAAGTGAACAACTTCAAAagatttttcggaaaaactctTAAAGAGTTAAAACAAATAAGAAAGCATACCTATAACAGGCAGTATCTGCTTGCATACTTCCAGAAACTCCTTTGTGAGCATTTCTCCACTCTCAGACTTCACATGTTTCATTCCCTCTAGTGCAGGGACAAACACGGTGCCTTCCATTTTATGCCTTCACTGCactgtaaaaagaaaaaattactatTCTATCACATTGACAATTATCTTCTTACAATTATAAGAGAAACTCTACACTTGCAAAATCCACGGGAATCAAGCACTATAAAAACATTGTGTAACACATTAtataattacaagattaaaataAATGTAATCAAAACATAATTTCTTCCTTTCTTGATTACTATTGCATTGGACATACGACACATTTTTACTTTCAACAACGATAGAGCACAACTACATGAATAAAGAACCGATTTTTCCTATATAAGAAGTCTGTACTCGTTTGCAGTAAAAAGAATCAGTACCAGACCCTGAAACAACTCAAACCATCACAGAAGTAACAGAACAATGCACAGGAAAATTAGAAGTGATTAAAATGATCACCGGGTCTTAAAGAACACCAGAAACAAATTGACACTATTCATCATTTCCCCTTAATTTTCGACTTAAAGATTACATCTTTAAATGCACCACACCCGATCTCTCAATCGACAACAGATTAACACAGCAAAATTTCAATCTCACCAACACAAAACTAAGATCAGACCCACACAAAAGAAATCAAGCACACAACATCTTGATCACATAAATCAACAAAATCAATGTTCCCACCAACAAAAATGCAAACACTTCACACACCATAATTTAAAACCAAACCCATCAAAAAGATCAAATCTTTAAGACCCATCAACACGTTATCATAATCAAACATACATGTCTAGATCAGCAAGCATAATTAATCAAGAACtgaaaaaattctttaaaaactAAAAGGGTATTCACAGATCTCATGAGTATACAAATTTAAGATAATAAAATTGATTCACAGTGATAAAGATTGGACCTTTTTGTTGTTCTTGAAGTGTTGCTGCTTTAGAAAAACGCTGGAAAATGAAAACAGAGATTGACTGGTGGATATATGTAACATACAATTTGACTGTAGTCAAAATTTGTGGAAGTAGAAAATTTGAAGTTTGCAGATGGGCTGACAAAAAGAAGTAGTAAGCAGATACATGGGCTTGAATATGGCCCAATTGGGTATCCTCAAGTGAGGATCTAGATTGAGTGTAAAGCCCGAAATAGATGGGCTATAAGGTGTCTcagtatacaatttttttcggtatttaacaattattttttaggataattttatagtttatttttatattaaaatttaaaatttgaaaatttactaacaaaataatttataaaatttctatttagTGAGGATTAAAATGTATGTCGAGTGCCTGAGTCTACGCACCCGATATATATTTTCTACTAGGACCGAAGGAATAACTGTTAAGTGAATTGAGACTACGTTGAAGTTATTTTGGTTTGTATAACCGTACTTATACAAATTTTCGTCGacctttcttttatttattaacaacatacctaaattttatttattcaaaaaatcaatttttttataaaaattcaaaattcagaaaatatagaaaattggaaggttaaatatcaaagtggtctaTATGATACTCCGTTACGATTAGTGAGCGAAACGATATATAACCTCCACTTCAGTTACGATATTTAACGCGAAAAATGGATAGTAACTTTTACGTTCGAAGTTGATAACGGATTTTGGTCGCTGAGTCACTGTAGGCCCCATTTTTGTTGTCATCCACCGATTAGAAATAGAAAAGTTGGTGAGCCGCAGCATAAATGTGCGATCTCGAAAAATATTAGCGATAAATACACAAAATCTTCACCTCATGAGGTCTCTTAGCATTGAATTCTATTGACTTTTTTCTTGCTTTTTCGTTATACATGCAATTCTCCCTTGCTTATCTCTGCATTCAAGTTTCGTATGACATAGGGCGATGATGTTACGAGTCCGTTTCCTAAATATATCGGGGATATCCCATTTCGCAACCGAAATATGCCTCACAATTAATACATGATTTCgattagatttatttttcgatgtacaaatattaactaaattaaaacTGAGAGATCGCAATAAAACATACGttcgatttttttaaaatgtcacCGTTACGAGATTAAcgtttttatgaatttattatatgaattttttagtGCGTGTCCAATAACCGTTTCTTAGGTGGATGATTGATTTCTATCAGTTTCaatcttattaataataatatcttttacGTGCATAAAAATTTTCACCAATAAAAATACTCTATATAGTACGATGTAATTATGAGCATACACTAAAAATATCGTAATACACGTTTATCTATATGTATGATAAGCGTAATATTATGTAAACCAATTTCTATctcaattttttctcaaatgacGTGACAGAGATGcgattgattttaattggatgatttATATACATAGTATAGATTACAAAGGAGGTCTTATTATCGTTATTATTAGTGTAAGTGAAACCAATAATACATTGCCAACCAAAGACTTGtgaaaagaatttaaaattaaattttgaaaaatctaaCATTTATGTGATAAATGCAAAAAAAAGGAGATACGAGATCTAACGGAAATGAAACACAAAATCCAACATAAATACAAGGAGTGAAGGTGGGTTCTCGTTTCGTATTAATCACTATATTTTGTCTCGCATGAATATAGACAAAAAGTGTGGTAATAGTTGAGGACGAAGGTGGTTCATCAGAGGCTAATCTCGTAACCGATAAGCACTATTATACaattgtttaattttataattttgttgggATTAATCCTTCAAAAAACGGATGagaaaaacaattttttcaTTATAACTTGTGATCAAATGAGTTCAATGTGGTGGTACTGGTACTGTAGATATGGAAGGatgcaattttaatttaaaaaatttaaattatagctCTGATTATTCCgaaatcaaattttatgaattatcgAACAGATCAGGACAATAATGTTTTCATTTCTCAAACAGTATTAGATGCGTCTACGAATACAGACGGAATGAGAGTGAGATGACTGATACGTTATTAGTTTTAAAAAGTCGTTATATGTATTTAACGCGGGTGAATTTTAAAAAGTCGGTAACGTGTACTCAATATCGCGGGAACTTATGAACTTTTAAAAAGTCATTTAAACACAAGTATTGGGCGCGAATTCGCTCGTATTTTAAAAAGTCGTTAGACACGTGCTCATGTTATGAAAGAAATTGGGCGCGAATTAACTCGTATCTTTTTCGTTTTTCCTTTAGAAAATCATCATCACCTGCAGATTAATTACCTAATTCAGAATCATGTTTTCATAAAATCATTATGCAGATCTGAACTATTTTCTGAAATTTCTTTGCACCCAGTTGAGTCAAAAATGAGTATGTGTAAAAAAGTAGTTGAGATCATCAAAGGTTCTTCAAGAAACTGAGATATCTGATGCTTATCACCAATCAAGTGATGTACAAAGACTGAAATAGTCATGAAATCTCAACAGAACATATCGATCTTTAATGAATTCGATGTTTCATCCAACATTCTCTTTGTTTCAGATGAATTAATTCTGATCTGATTCTCATAGTTGTTCTTATGATTTCGAGATTCTTGTACTTGTTTAATTATAAGAACACAGATGAACACTGACACAAACGAAATTGACTAGATAGAATTGAAGATTACAACTG of Daucus carota subsp. sativus chromosome 3, DH1 v3.0, whole genome shotgun sequence contains these proteins:
- the LOC108210604 gene encoding CRIB domain-containing protein RIC6, translated to MGTKMKGLLKGLKQISNKFDNKGEEIQIGLPTDVKHVAHIGWDGPSSLESPSWMKEFKGGAAQSEPLDFSAPPAEDSEKKWVSQDSSRKKSIKSRNLPELPKSSRRQFSESPATSPTPSRDPSKSRNPRRHPRKESDESSRGNRRSKELSPDAPDQGDVPKKTRRKKPKDSSAHRSPKPKDQDNEPAVDGSSQESLPSNTVSDPFSEPGSVDIDSKPMAAGAELLPASKLQSFVPEVQKPNVEVA
- the LOC108210605 gene encoding glycolipid transfer protein 1, whose protein sequence is MEGTVFVPALEGMKHVKSESGEMLTKEFLEVCKQILPVIDEFGAAMALVKADIGGNITRLENKYLTSPSEFNLLYSMVKVEVEAKTAKGSSSCTNGLLWLTRAMDFLLELFRNLLEHEDWTLSQACSGSYQKTLKKWHGWLASSTFTLALKLAPDRKKFMEVIGRTGDINADIEKFCTNFTPLLEENHKFLASVGLDDLKAS